A single region of the Syntrophotaleaceae bacterium genome encodes:
- a CDS encoding septal ring lytic transglycosylase RlpA family protein, whose product MSIRGLQQCLVLSAGCFLLAACAGGYKTRIIDTPESRHLKGHQRPYSINGKRYDPVLSSDGFQEQGMASWYGRKFHGKKTSNGEIYDMHAMTAAHKTLPMGTLVRVTNVLNGREVTVRINDRGPFTKGRVIDVSYAAAKLLGLVGPGTAPVRIEALEGSPVNPASLEGARGYVIQLGSFSLEENARRLAKRLEKQTGTASIVQERVGSSLYFRVMAGRYSTFDAAQTARNRLEKEGYSDCFVVAKD is encoded by the coding sequence GTGTCAATTCGTGGGCTGCAACAATGTCTGGTTCTCTCAGCTGGTTGTTTTCTTCTGGCTGCCTGTGCCGGCGGTTACAAGACCCGTATCATCGATACTCCCGAAAGCCGCCATCTGAAAGGGCATCAGCGTCCCTATTCGATCAATGGCAAACGTTATGATCCCGTTCTCAGCTCCGATGGCTTTCAGGAACAAGGCATGGCCAGCTGGTACGGGCGGAAATTTCACGGCAAGAAGACCAGCAATGGAGAAATCTACGACATGCATGCCATGACCGCCGCCCACAAAACGCTACCCATGGGGACCCTGGTTCGGGTCACCAACGTGCTCAACGGCCGGGAGGTCACCGTACGCATCAATGATCGGGGCCCCTTCACCAAGGGGCGCGTCATCGATGTTTCCTATGCGGCCGCCAAACTCCTGGGGCTGGTCGGACCGGGTACCGCGCCGGTTCGTATAGAAGCCCTGGAGGGATCCCCGGTTAATCCCGCCTCTCTGGAAGGAGCCCGGGGATACGTCATCCAGTTGGGATCTTTCTCTCTTGAGGAAAATGCCCGAAGGCTTGCCAAAAGGCTCGAAAAGCAGACGGGGACGGCCAGCATCGTCCAGGAGCGGGTTGGCAGCAGTTTATATTTCCGCGTCATGGCCGGGAGGTATTCCACCTTCGATGCGGCGCAAACGGCTCGCAACAGGTTAGAAAAAGAAGGTTATTCGGATTGTTTTGTAGTTGCCAAAGATTGA
- a CDS encoding GGDEF domain-containing protein, protein MSQEPFSADRMPISNSPMPLPMPREIERLIQQKIEIPSPPRIVVRILEAVRDEDNCFAELGRIISADPALTARILMVANSSLYGCSGKIKTIETALTILGLNALKNIALSFIIVNKLQGQNNELFDFEYFWRRSVTAAVAAQQVSEMLQDNREDIFVSGLLQDIGILVMYLYLADTYCTVQATKQATDAPVALIEKQLTGFNHCELGGALLKQWGLPESIYMPVFYHHSPQNAPEQYRRPAEILNIAGKLSAVYHSSSLTAVRVQEIYGILTEKFSIEGDVVRQTVDALADQSSEVMDFFDIPPGKMKPFSQMLQEANRELGQLGMSYEETVLELHRAREESKKNLEKLIEANKKYREMAYRDELTGLYNRRFFQEAMAKELERIKRYQRGLSLLFFDIDLFKQVNDSYGHLAGDTVLKSIAGRIQKILRSSDVVVRYGGDEFAIIMPETDRKGLQEFAERMRREIESLEVQMDGDSLQVTVSIGAAAFSGGVALAKTSMLEVVDKAIYLAKKAGRNSIHVVEYGDLS, encoded by the coding sequence ATGAGTCAGGAACCCTTTTCTGCGGATAGGATGCCCATTTCGAACAGTCCCATGCCCTTGCCCATGCCCAGGGAAATCGAAAGGCTCATACAACAAAAAATTGAAATTCCCTCCCCCCCCAGGATAGTCGTTCGGATTCTGGAAGCCGTTCGGGACGAAGACAACTGTTTCGCCGAACTGGGCAGAATCATTTCTGCCGACCCTGCCTTGACCGCCAGAATTCTCATGGTGGCCAACTCTTCCCTGTACGGGTGCAGCGGGAAGATCAAGACGATTGAAACCGCCCTGACCATCCTTGGCCTCAACGCCCTGAAAAATATTGCTCTTTCCTTCATCATAGTCAACAAACTGCAGGGTCAGAACAACGAATTATTCGATTTCGAATATTTTTGGAGGCGCTCGGTGACCGCAGCCGTTGCCGCTCAGCAGGTCTCCGAAATGCTTCAGGACAATCGGGAGGATATCTTTGTCAGCGGCCTGCTGCAGGATATCGGCATTCTGGTGATGTACCTCTACCTGGCCGATACCTACTGCACGGTACAAGCGACCAAACAGGCCACGGATGCTCCTGTCGCTCTTATTGAAAAGCAGCTGACCGGTTTTAATCATTGCGAGCTGGGCGGCGCCCTCCTCAAGCAGTGGGGCCTTCCGGAAAGTATCTATATGCCGGTCTTCTACCATCACTCCCCGCAAAACGCGCCGGAGCAGTACCGCCGACCTGCGGAAATCCTCAACATTGCCGGCAAGCTTTCCGCCGTGTATCACAGTTCTTCCCTTACCGCTGTGAGGGTTCAGGAAATCTATGGAATTCTGACTGAAAAGTTTTCCATCGAAGGAGACGTCGTGAGGCAGACCGTCGATGCTCTTGCCGATCAATCCAGTGAAGTTATGGATTTTTTCGATATACCGCCCGGGAAAATGAAGCCTTTTTCCCAAATGCTTCAGGAGGCCAACCGGGAGTTGGGGCAACTGGGCATGAGTTACGAGGAAACGGTTCTGGAACTTCATCGTGCTCGCGAGGAATCGAAGAAAAACCTCGAAAAACTGATAGAAGCCAACAAAAAATATCGAGAGATGGCTTATCGCGATGAACTGACCGGTTTGTACAATCGCCGATTCTTCCAGGAAGCCATGGCAAAGGAACTGGAGCGGATAAAGCGTTATCAGCGAGGGCTCTCCCTGCTTTTCTTCGATATCGATCTCTTCAAGCAGGTCAATGACAGCTACGGGCATCTGGCAGGGGATACAGTGCTGAAAAGCATTGCCGGCAGGATCCAGAAGATCCTGCGCTCCTCGGATGTGGTCGTACGCTATGGCGGGGACGAATTCGCCATCATTATGCCGGAAACCGACAGGAAGGGGCTGCAGGAGTTTGCCGAACGCATGCGCCGCGAGATCGAGAGCCTTGAAGTCCAAATGGACGGAGACTCCCTGCAAGTGACCGTCAGCATAGGTGCGGCCGCCTTCTCGGGCGGAGTGGCCCTCGCCAAAACCAGCATGCTGGAGGTGGTGGACAAGGCCATCTATCTGGCTAAGAAGGCCGGCCGCAATTCCATCCATGTCGTGGAGTACGGTGATCTTTCCTGA
- the ltrA gene encoding group II intron reverse transcriptase/maturase yields the protein MAKKYYSLYDRMVHEKGLLQAYAKVKSNKGKPGIDGQSVEDFAAHLPEEIALLVRELRQKSYRPLPVKRVEIPKAGGGKRLLGIPAVRDRVVQQALLNILQPLFDPEFHPSSYGYRPGRSPHQAIAKASLFIRRYEFKWVADMDLSRCFDTLDHDLILRSFRRKIADGSILGLLRMFLQSGVMTTEGWQASEEGSPQGGVISPFIANVYLDAFDQFMKSRGYRIVRYADDILILTRSKSAAHHALKVAREYLERELRLTVNEQKSRIVSSFEGVSYLGVTIHTKYTRIKREKVREFKDKVKKITQRNSPVNLAKVIADLNPVIRGFANYFRVANCRKEFGALMQWIRRRLRAKQLRQWKKPQRLHRRLRQLGYQGEFKAIKMNSWCNAASNLANYAIPNSYLRELGLFEMASVQTGYLPQDY from the coding sequence ATGGCGAAGAAATACTACAGTCTCTATGACCGCATGGTGCATGAGAAGGGACTGCTTCAGGCATATGCCAAGGTCAAATCCAACAAGGGCAAGCCCGGCATCGACGGGCAGTCCGTGGAGGATTTTGCCGCGCATCTGCCCGAAGAGATCGCCCTGCTTGTACGCGAACTGCGGCAGAAGAGCTACCGCCCCTTACCGGTCAAGCGGGTCGAAATCCCCAAAGCCGGTGGAGGGAAGCGGTTGCTCGGCATTCCCGCGGTTCGCGACCGGGTTGTCCAGCAAGCCTTGCTGAACATTCTGCAGCCGCTATTCGATCCGGAATTTCATCCATCGAGCTACGGCTATCGGCCCGGGCGAAGCCCACACCAGGCGATCGCCAAGGCCAGCCTGTTCATCCGGCGGTATGAGTTCAAGTGGGTGGCGGACATGGACCTATCGCGGTGCTTTGACACCCTGGACCATGATCTCATCCTTCGGAGCTTTCGCCGGAAGATCGCCGATGGCAGTATTCTGGGGTTGCTGCGGATGTTTCTGCAAAGTGGGGTGATGACCACGGAAGGGTGGCAGGCGAGCGAAGAAGGCAGTCCCCAAGGCGGGGTCATCAGCCCCTTCATCGCCAACGTCTACCTCGATGCCTTCGACCAGTTCATGAAGAGTCGGGGGTATCGAATCGTCCGCTATGCGGACGATATTCTGATCCTCACCCGCTCGAAAAGCGCGGCACACCATGCCCTCAAGGTGGCAAGAGAATACCTGGAAAGGGAGCTTCGCCTTACCGTCAATGAACAAAAAAGTCGCATCGTCTCCAGCTTCGAGGGCGTCAGCTATCTTGGCGTCACGATCCACACCAAGTACACCCGGATCAAGCGAGAGAAGGTGCGCGAGTTCAAGGACAAGGTGAAGAAAATCACCCAGCGCAACTCGCCAGTCAACCTGGCCAAGGTCATTGCCGACCTGAATCCGGTGATACGCGGGTTTGCCAACTACTTCCGAGTGGCCAACTGCCGCAAAGAGTTTGGAGCGCTGATGCAGTGGATCAGAAGGCGCCTGCGAGCCAAGCAGTTGAGACAGTGGAAAAAGCCCCAAAGGCTGCACCGCAGATTGAGACAGCTTGGCTATCAGGGGGAGTTCAAGGCAATAAAGATGAACTCTTGGTGCAATGCCGCCAGCAATCTGGCTAACTACGCCATTCCCAACAGCTATTTAAGGGAATTGGGTCTTTTTGAGATGGCTTCGGTACAAACCGGATACCTGCCTCAGGACTACTGA